In a genomic window of Gadus chalcogrammus isolate NIFS_2021 chromosome 17, NIFS_Gcha_1.0, whole genome shotgun sequence:
- the LOC130370442 gene encoding fibroblast growth factor 14-like: MEEEKKLFTPECKFKECVFENYYVTYSSILYRQTQSGRAWYIGINRDGLVMKGNRVKKTKGAAHFLPKLIEVAMYREPSLHDVAVQSPPRKTPKTTSDSPAHKKDPPSKTKTTSTS, encoded by the exons atggaggaagagaag AAACTCTTCACGCCCGAGTGTAAGTtcaaggagtgtgtgtttgagaactACTACGTGACCTACTCGTCGATCCTGTACCGCCAGACGCAGTCGGGCCGCGCCTGGTACATCGGCATCAACCGCGACGGGCTGGTCATGAAGGGCAACCGCGTGAAGAAGACCAAGGGCGCCGCCCACTTCCTGCCCAAGCTCATCGAAG TGGCCATGTACCGGGAGCCCTCCCTCCACGACGTGGCGGTGCAAAGCCCGCCACGGAAAACACCCAAGACCACCAGCGACTCGCCCGCACACAAGAAGGACCCCCCCTCCAAAACtaagaccacctccacctcctag